The sequence below is a genomic window from Paenibacillus sp. DCT19.
TTTTCGAACACGCACTTATAGATAAGTCTTATGTGAACAGAACAGAGGTGTGTCAGGGCAATGATCCGAACTTTTGAACAAAAGGACCTACAATATGTCATTGAAGCTCATATCCGTATCTATCGAAATGAGTATAATTATGATCATAGCTTTGCTATTTTCATTGAGGAATCTGTTCAGGAGTTCGGTCGTGCTTGCCATCACAAGAAGCAAATGATCTGGATTGTTGATCTGGACGGAGTTGCCTCAGGTTGCATTGGGCTCGTTGAACTGGATGAACACACTGCTCAATTACGCTGGTTTCTCATTGAACCTGAAGTTCGTAATGAAGGGTGGGGTCGTCATCTGGTTGAACATGCTATTCAGTTTGCCAGAGAACAAAACTATGCTTCGATCTTATTATGGACTAATCAAGACTTAACAGGAGCACGCAGACTCTATCAATCTCTTGGTTTTCATGTGGTCGAGACCAAGCGGCAGTTCTTATCCGGACAGGAGCTTACGGAGGAGAAATGGGTGCTTCCCCTGACATAACTTGTTGGGGTGAGGATCACGATCTGAATGAATGAATATGGCATAGGCAAGTGACGAGTTTACTTGGAGAAGATCGTACGGCGGAGCATTGGAACAGTGGCAGAGACTGGCTCATGCAGTATAAAATGAAGGAAGAATCAACATACCTCACCTCCAGTCATCATGAGCAGGAATACCGGGTTCGATGGAACCTGAAAGAATACGTTATAGAGGTGAAACCTTTGAATAAGAAAATTGCATTTTTTGACTCAGGCATTGGTGGTCTAACGGTGTTACATCGAGCGTTGCAACAATTTCCTGAAGAACAGTTTATATATTACGCAGATACTTTACATGTTCCTTACGGACCCAAAGCTGCAGATGAGGTAAGAGGACATATTTTTGA
It includes:
- a CDS encoding GNAT family N-acetyltransferase, yielding MIRTFEQKDLQYVIEAHIRIYRNEYNYDHSFAIFIEESVQEFGRACHHKKQMIWIVDLDGVASGCIGLVELDEHTAQLRWFLIEPEVRNEGWGRHLVEHAIQFAREQNYASILLWTNQDLTGARRLYQSLGFHVVETKRQFLSGQELTEEKWVLPLT